The uncultured Bacteroides sp. genome has a segment encoding these proteins:
- a CDS encoding DUF1735 domain-containing protein: MNISLNFRCIIACLATFVALSLQSCSDKETYDVMGNPINKVYINTRDWGPINTPKNSFSFSIVHTPIGDFGDILAKFPIRSTREVSKSITVKAELDNSLVEVYNKTYGTKYVALPDGVLDLSKATSTIERGQSLSSDSITVSADPSKRALLTEKFYLAPIKLSSVSESDCEISSEYNTAYVLITTSTSLIKTNVGSSEMLGSLVTNCSTWTVTSDITPSAGTYSNIFDGSKTTNWRFPSTPVILVIDMKESKKVSGLRLFAQYAQYGYIFNQVNISLSKDNVTYNEIGTSKDNDMTNESGYQYISFYGSVEAQYIKLTLNWKYNYYPWICELGIYAN; encoded by the coding sequence ATGAATATATCGTTAAATTTTAGATGCATAATAGCTTGTCTTGCTACATTTGTAGCCTTGTCACTCCAGTCTTGTAGCGACAAAGAGACTTACGATGTTATGGGTAATCCAATAAATAAAGTTTATATCAATACGCGAGACTGGGGTCCAATAAATACTCCAAAGAATTCTTTCTCTTTTAGCATTGTTCACACTCCTATTGGTGATTTTGGAGATATTCTTGCAAAATTCCCTATTCGTTCAACAAGAGAAGTAAGCAAGTCTATTACTGTAAAGGCGGAATTAGACAATTCACTTGTGGAGGTATATAATAAAACTTACGGAACAAAATATGTAGCACTTCCCGATGGTGTGCTTGATTTGAGTAAGGCAACGTCTACTATAGAAAGAGGCCAGTCTCTGTCCAGCGATTCTATTACTGTTTCCGCAGATCCATCAAAGCGAGCATTATTAACTGAAAAATTTTATTTGGCTCCTATTAAATTGAGTTCAGTGTCTGAATCTGATTGCGAAATAAGTTCGGAATACAATACGGCATATGTTCTAATAACGACATCTACAAGTCTTATTAAAACAAACGTTGGATCTAGTGAAATGCTTGGTTCTTTAGTTACGAATTGCTCAACTTGGACAGTAACTTCAGATATTACTCCTTCGGCAGGAACTTATAGCAATATCTTCGATGGGTCAAAAACTACAAACTGGAGATTTCCCAGTACTCCTGTTATATTAGTTATTGATATGAAGGAGAGTAAAAAAGTAAGCGGTTTGCGTTTATTTGCGCAATATGCACAATATGGTTATATTTTCAATCAAGTAAATATTTCACTCAGCAAAGACAATGTTACTTATAATGAGATTGGCACAAGTAAAGATAACGATATGACAAATGAGTCTGGCTATCAATATATTAGTTTCTATGGTAGTGTTGAGGCTCAGTATATTAAACTGACATTAAATTGGAAATACAATTATTACCCATGGATTTGTGAACTAGGTATTTACGCTAATTAA
- a CDS encoding DUF1573 domain-containing protein, translating to MKIRIILFLITVIFGCQLYSQSTATTISFKEKVYDFGKILESKGKVSHTFTFLNKSKVPVNIESISSGCGCATYSYNKEPIRSGHKGKITITFDPLYHPGFFSKEITIFSNNHNKINRIWVKGYVVAFIHPIDEDYPYTLGNGLHTSLKVLAFGEMTNGMNKQIKLRYANNTDKPMTLKFVIEGSDKNIKFTDPGVLSPMKRGEMTISYTMGKTNQKEKMIKIYPVVNGKKLSQCIQTKITCI from the coding sequence ATGAAGATTCGAATTATCTTATTTCTAATTACAGTCATTTTTGGTTGTCAGCTTTATTCACAATCAACTGCTACGACTATTTCTTTTAAAGAGAAAGTATATGACTTTGGCAAAATATTAGAAAGCAAAGGGAAAGTATCACATACTTTTACTTTTTTGAATAAAAGCAAAGTTCCCGTTAATATAGAAAGTATTTCAAGCGGCTGTGGATGCGCTACTTACAGTTATAATAAAGAGCCTATAAGATCAGGACATAAAGGAAAAATTACTATTACTTTTGATCCCCTCTATCATCCTGGTTTCTTTTCAAAAGAAATAACTATTTTTAGTAATAATCACAATAAGATTAATCGGATATGGGTCAAAGGATATGTTGTTGCATTTATTCATCCTATTGATGAAGACTATCCTTATACTCTCGGAAATGGATTGCATACCAGCCTTAAAGTTCTAGCCTTTGGCGAAATGACTAACGGAATGAATAAGCAGATAAAATTACGTTATGCCAACAATACAGATAAGCCTATGACACTAAAATTCGTTATTGAAGGAAGTGACAAGAATATAAAGTTTACTGATCCAGGTGTACTTTCCCCTATGAAAAGAGGAGAAATGACGATAAGCTACACTATGGGAAAAACAAATCAAAAAGAAAAGATGATTAAGATTTATCCAGTTGTAAACGGAAAAAAACTTTCACAATGTATTCAGACTAAAATTACATGTATTTAA
- a CDS encoding FecR family protein translates to MDKETLYNFFNGDATLEQEVQVLAWLDEKPEHHNELLKERKLFDATLLLAKENSLQNRKQVLIPSWVKEVIKVAAVILITVGLGFYFVTGERNKLLALTNTIKVPAGQRVNITLPDGTKVCMNSHSELQYPTFFAGKNRKVKLKGEAFFDVTHNADMPFIVETNKYNVEVLGTTFDVEAYTDKKEFSTSLLRGKVKVTNNKFPEKEIILYPNEQVYTVNNKLAVRQIPDIEAFNWRDGILSFNGDSFIKLMGKLEKCYDLKIVIRCPAPQKEFIGKIRISDGIDHALKVLQKNTPFTYKWDDNRRVIYIK, encoded by the coding sequence ATGGACAAAGAAACATTATATAATTTTTTTAATGGCGATGCAACATTGGAACAAGAAGTGCAAGTACTCGCCTGGTTGGACGAAAAGCCTGAACATCATAATGAACTTCTAAAAGAACGGAAATTATTTGATGCGACACTTTTACTAGCTAAAGAGAATAGTCTGCAAAACAGAAAACAGGTTCTTATACCTAGTTGGGTAAAAGAGGTTATTAAAGTAGCAGCAGTGATACTGATAACAGTAGGTCTGGGATTTTATTTTGTTACAGGAGAACGTAATAAACTACTCGCTTTAACTAATACTATAAAGGTTCCTGCAGGCCAGAGAGTTAACATTACTTTACCTGATGGAACTAAAGTGTGCATGAATTCTCATTCCGAACTACAATACCCCACTTTTTTTGCTGGAAAAAACAGAAAGGTAAAGTTAAAAGGTGAAGCATTCTTTGATGTTACACACAATGCCGACATGCCATTCATCGTAGAAACTAATAAATATAATGTAGAGGTTCTTGGAACAACATTTGATGTTGAAGCCTATACTGATAAAAAGGAATTTTCCACCTCACTGCTTAGAGGTAAAGTAAAAGTGACTAATAATAAGTTTCCTGAAAAAGAAATAATACTTTATCCTAATGAACAGGTATATACCGTAAACAACAAACTGGCTGTAAGACAAATTCCCGATATAGAAGCTTTTAACTGGCGGGATGGAATATTGAGCTTTAATGGTGACTCATTCATTAAATTAATGGGCAAATTAGAAAAATGTTATGACCTGAAAATTGTAATCAGATGCCCTGCTCCCCAAAAGGAATTTATTGGTAAGATACGAATATCCGATGGAATTGATCATGCGCTTAAAGTACTACAAAAAAACACACCATTTACTTACAAATGGGATGATAATAGGAGAGTAATATATATAAAATAA
- a CDS encoding RagB/SusD family nutrient uptake outer membrane protein, whose amino-acid sequence MIVNKMFSLNKLPLLCASLIVLNTACTDSFEKCNTNQHEATEEMMSHDNLKTGAFFSQLQRNVVLFKDGTNDDGSYQVSQGLSSDLYSGYIAPTGTWYSGVHNGSYYFITNWIEKTFTSGFSGAMPAWQSIVEIANKQGLPEVSALATVVKVEAMHRVADAYGPIPYCNYGSGSLQNSYDGLDDVYKKFFNELDSAIDILTSFVKGNPSATILSKYDLIYSGNATKWVKFANTLRLRLAMRIVYANPELAKVEAEKSIANSIGVITEADDKAALQHSTNLVYHHPLHEIAYNFNAGEARMSASMDTYMNGYNDPRLPAYFKVAVAGGYHGVRLGISTSVWAKYVGDKISNLNVDESTTKIVWITAAESYFLRAEGALRGWTMGGSAKDLYEKGISVSFEENGVKNASTYIADATSVPIAFTDNAEGSNLNATAPSDITIAWDVNASFEKNLERIITQKWIAIYPDGPEGWAEFRRTGYPKLLPVVTNNSNGTINSTIQVRRIPYPQSEYNNNSTGVQVGITKLGGQDNGGTKLWWDKK is encoded by the coding sequence ATGATTGTAAATAAAATGTTTTCATTGAATAAGTTACCTCTATTATGTGCGTCACTTATTGTTTTAAATACGGCTTGTACCGACTCATTTGAGAAATGCAATACAAATCAACACGAGGCTACAGAAGAGATGATGTCTCACGACAACCTTAAAACCGGCGCCTTCTTTTCTCAATTACAAAGGAACGTTGTTCTGTTTAAGGATGGGACAAATGATGATGGCAGTTATCAGGTTTCTCAAGGTCTTAGCAGTGATCTTTATTCTGGATACATAGCACCTACAGGTACGTGGTATAGCGGAGTACACAACGGGTCTTACTATTTTATAACTAACTGGATTGAAAAGACCTTTACTTCTGGCTTTTCTGGTGCAATGCCCGCTTGGCAGTCAATAGTTGAAATTGCTAATAAACAAGGTCTGCCTGAGGTTTCAGCTCTTGCAACTGTTGTTAAGGTTGAAGCGATGCATCGTGTAGCTGATGCTTACGGACCTATTCCATATTGCAATTATGGTAGTGGATCTTTGCAGAATAGCTATGATGGTCTGGACGATGTTTACAAAAAGTTTTTTAATGAATTAGATAGTGCTATTGATATATTGACCAGTTTTGTAAAGGGAAATCCATCTGCAACTATTCTTAGTAAATACGATCTGATCTACAGTGGTAATGCAACAAAATGGGTTAAATTTGCCAATACACTTCGTCTTCGACTAGCCATGCGTATTGTATATGCAAACCCTGAATTAGCCAAAGTTGAAGCTGAAAAATCCATAGCTAATTCTATAGGAGTTATTACTGAGGCGGATGACAAAGCAGCATTACAGCATTCTACCAATCTGGTATATCATCATCCTCTGCACGAGATTGCATACAACTTTAATGCAGGTGAAGCACGGATGAGTGCTTCTATGGATACATATATGAATGGATATAACGATCCTCGTCTTCCAGCTTATTTTAAAGTGGCTGTTGCAGGTGGATATCACGGAGTCCGTCTCGGCATTTCTACCTCAGTATGGGCAAAATATGTAGGTGATAAAATCTCAAATCTCAACGTGGATGAAAGCACTACTAAGATTGTTTGGATAACTGCTGCAGAATCATATTTCTTACGTGCCGAAGGTGCTCTTCGTGGCTGGACTATGGGAGGTAGTGCTAAAGATTTATATGAGAAGGGAATTTCTGTCTCATTTGAAGAAAATGGCGTTAAAAATGCAAGTACGTATATTGCTGATGCTACAAGTGTTCCTATCGCATTTACTGATAATGCTGAAGGTTCAAATCTTAATGCTACGGCGCCAAGTGACATCACAATAGCATGGGATGTTAATGCATCATTTGAAAAAAACCTTGAACGAATTATTACTCAGAAATGGATTGCAATATATCCTGATGGACCTGAGGGATGGGCTGAATTCCGTCGTACTGGTTATCCTAAATTATTACCTGTTGTTACTAATAATAGCAATGGTACTATCAACTCTACTATTCAGGTTCGCCGAATTCCTTATCCACAGTCAGAATATAATAACAACAGTACAGGAGTACAGGTTGGAATTACAAAACTAGGTGGTCAGGACAATGGTGGTACTAAACTTTGGTGGGATAAGAAATAA
- a CDS encoding IS982 family transposase has product MSNFNANYGKILEILQQIESKMNFLNQIRKPRLSDIELIAIDLTSEYMGIDSEYQLFRILPDKLSLRIERSVYNRRRRKLFYFKEQLRKRIVFQISSSRDYFIVDSMPLEVCKLSRSRRGGICRETFETSPDKGYCATQRMYYYGYKLHAICTIDGVFSDFDLTKASVHDIHYLEDVKQNHYDCTILGDKGYLSVNYQLDLFEENNIKLEVPMRNNQHGYAKQYIVFRKARKRIETLFSQLCDQFMIRRNYAKSFNGFKTRIHSKIMALTLIQLINKLNNRNINNIKTYIA; this is encoded by the coding sequence ATGAGCAACTTCAATGCAAATTACGGAAAAATATTAGAGATATTGCAACAAATAGAGTCTAAAATGAATTTTCTTAATCAGATTCGTAAACCCAGGTTATCAGATATCGAATTGATTGCTATTGATTTAACCTCAGAATATATGGGTATTGACTCTGAATATCAACTATTCAGGATTCTCCCTGATAAATTGAGTTTAAGGATTGAACGAAGCGTTTATAATAGAAGAAGACGTAAATTATTTTATTTCAAAGAACAGTTGCGTAAACGAATAGTTTTTCAGATTAGTTCGAGCAGGGATTATTTCATAGTAGATAGTATGCCTTTAGAAGTTTGTAAATTAAGTCGCAGTAGACGAGGTGGCATTTGTAGGGAAACTTTTGAAACCTCACCTGATAAAGGTTATTGTGCAACACAACGGATGTATTACTATGGTTATAAACTGCATGCAATATGTACTATTGATGGGGTTTTCTCGGATTTCGACTTAACAAAAGCATCCGTACATGATATTCATTATCTCGAAGATGTTAAGCAGAATCATTATGACTGTACTATTCTGGGAGATAAAGGATATTTGAGTGTTAATTATCAGTTGGATCTATTTGAAGAAAACAACATTAAACTAGAAGTTCCCATGAGAAATAATCAGCATGGGTATGCTAAGCAATATATTGTTTTTAGAAAAGCCAGAAAAAGAATTGAAACGTTATTCTCTCAGTTATGTGATCAGTTTATGATTCGTCGGAATTACGCTAAGTCTTTCAATGGATTTAAAACTAGAATTCATTCGAAAATTATGGCTCTAACTCTTATTCAGCTAATTAATAAATTAAATAATAGAAATATTAATAACATCAAAACATATATTGCCTAA
- a CDS encoding SusC/RagA family TonB-linked outer membrane protein has product MNKNFFRLKKHLFFLCAVIFCLYAENINAQNVPVTLNLQGVKLGQALNAIEKQTNYLFVYDKNIDVERIVTVNVKDTSLKNVLNQLFSKTNISFVTEGETIVLSVRQNTEQKKGNRGITGTVKDSEGEPVIGASIIVKGKPGIGTITDYNGNYSLMLPADAKQLQVSYIGMKTQFVSVGSHPNYNVTLESSFVNINEIVVTALGIKKEAKSLSYNVQQLSGSDINKVSDANFVNNLNGKVAGVTINSSSTGAGGSSRVIMRGVKSISGNNNALYVIDGIPMPNLSSEQPEGVFAGAGQTGDGVSNINPDDIESVSVLSGPSAAALYGSSASNGVVLITTKKGQKDRLSINLVNSTTFSKPLILPKFQNTYGPSESGSYYSWGDKLTAPSKYDPADFFQTGVNTTNSVSLSTGSERNQTYLSLGTVNSQGIIHNNDYDRYNFSVRNTSIFFNNKMTMDLGFMASSVKEQNMISQGQYFNPLIPVYLFPAGDDFSKTQIYERYDASRNFQTQFWPYGDQGLSMQNPYWITERDKFINHKDRYMTNASLKYEFAKWINLSGRIKMDKSNDRYEKKYNASTNTLFASENGYYSLNETETRQIYGEALLNINKYFNDQMFGLTANIGSSFEDVLYNQDMYGGKLHGVANLFTYGNVNTSTSESSQTGYHKKKQSVFASAQFGYKSLVYLDATARNDWASTLINSSAKSFFYPTVGLSGIITDIFKCSTDVMPYMKLRVSYSEVGNEPNLFLTIPTYSLASGYPKTQTRMPNTNLKPERTKSWEAGANFVFFKNRLKLDATLYKSSTYNQFFEPTLSSSSGYTSVIVNAGRIDNKGIEISARYNDTFGKLNWSSYLTYSLNRNKIIELLPGWTNPITGEVISLSELDMGGTGSYKMMLKEGGSMGDIYVNTLKTDEHGAIYVHPSDHVVVADANKFVYAGNSNPKYNLGWGNNFSWKGVSLGFLFTARIGGIVVSNTQAIMDAFGASKASADARDAGGALVNGKRIPAKEYYQTIGGGSSGGIGSMYCYSATNVRLSELTLGYDVPVNNWCKWIKGLNVSFVGRNLFLLYNKAPYDPELTANTGTYYQGVDYFMLPSLRNMGFSVKIQF; this is encoded by the coding sequence ATGAATAAAAACTTTTTTCGGTTGAAGAAACATCTCTTTTTCCTATGTGCAGTAATATTCTGTTTGTATGCAGAAAATATAAACGCACAAAATGTTCCGGTCACTTTGAACTTACAAGGTGTCAAATTGGGACAGGCATTAAATGCAATAGAAAAACAGACAAACTATCTATTCGTTTATGACAAGAATATAGATGTTGAACGTATCGTTACTGTAAACGTGAAGGACACTTCATTAAAAAACGTACTTAATCAGCTCTTTAGTAAAACAAATATTTCCTTTGTGACTGAAGGAGAGACAATTGTGCTTTCTGTAAGACAGAATACAGAGCAAAAAAAAGGTAATAGGGGAATTACCGGAACTGTAAAAGATAGTGAAGGAGAACCTGTTATAGGTGCCTCCATTATTGTCAAAGGAAAGCCCGGTATTGGAACAATTACCGACTATAACGGTAACTATTCACTCATGCTTCCTGCTGATGCCAAACAGCTTCAAGTGTCATACATTGGTATGAAGACACAATTTGTATCTGTAGGAAGTCACCCAAATTATAATGTTACGTTGGAATCATCTTTTGTTAATATCAACGAAATAGTTGTAACTGCTTTAGGTATTAAAAAAGAGGCCAAATCATTATCATACAATGTACAACAATTATCAGGAAGCGATATAAATAAAGTTTCTGATGCAAACTTTGTAAACAATTTAAATGGTAAGGTTGCCGGCGTTACAATCAATAGTTCATCAACAGGTGCCGGTGGTTCATCGCGTGTAATAATGCGTGGTGTTAAATCAATTTCTGGAAACAATAACGCACTGTACGTTATAGACGGTATTCCAATGCCTAACCTGTCAAGTGAACAACCGGAAGGGGTATTTGCAGGTGCCGGTCAAACAGGTGATGGTGTTTCAAATATCAACCCTGATGATATTGAAAGTGTTTCTGTACTTAGTGGACCTTCTGCCGCTGCGCTTTATGGAAGTTCTGCATCAAATGGTGTAGTTCTAATCACGACTAAAAAAGGACAGAAAGATAGATTATCAATCAATCTCGTTAATAGTACAACTTTTTCAAAACCGCTAATTTTACCTAAGTTTCAAAACACATATGGACCATCTGAATCAGGAAGTTACTATAGTTGGGGAGACAAACTCACTGCACCTTCTAAATATGATCCCGCTGATTTCTTTCAAACTGGGGTAAACACAACAAATTCAGTAAGCTTGTCTACTGGTTCAGAACGAAACCAGACTTACCTTTCATTAGGAACAGTAAATTCTCAGGGTATAATTCACAATAACGATTATGATCGATACAATTTTTCGGTACGCAACACATCGATTTTTTTCAATAATAAGATGACCATGGACCTCGGTTTTATGGCTAGTAGCGTAAAGGAACAAAATATGATTTCTCAGGGTCAGTACTTTAATCCATTAATCCCTGTATACTTATTTCCTGCCGGAGATGATTTTTCAAAAACCCAGATATATGAGAGATATGATGCTTCACGCAATTTCCAGACTCAATTCTGGCCTTATGGAGACCAGGGGCTATCTATGCAAAATCCTTATTGGATAACTGAAAGAGATAAGTTCATTAACCATAAAGATCGTTATATGACTAATGCATCTCTTAAATATGAATTTGCTAAGTGGATAAATCTATCTGGACGCATCAAAATGGATAAAAGTAATGACAGGTATGAAAAAAAATATAATGCTTCAACAAATACGTTATTTGCATCTGAAAACGGTTATTATTCTCTGAATGAAACTGAAACCCGCCAAATTTATGGTGAAGCATTATTGAATATCAACAAATATTTCAATGATCAGATGTTCGGGCTGACAGCTAATATCGGTTCAAGCTTTGAAGATGTTCTTTATAATCAGGACATGTACGGAGGAAAACTTCATGGTGTTGCAAATCTGTTCACTTATGGAAACGTTAATACATCAACTTCTGAATCATCTCAAACTGGATATCATAAGAAAAAACAATCAGTTTTTGCAAGTGCACAGTTTGGCTATAAGAGTCTGGTTTATCTTGATGCAACAGCTCGTAATGACTGGGCTTCAACACTGATAAACTCGAGTGCTAAATCTTTCTTCTATCCAACAGTGGGGCTTTCAGGTATTATCACTGATATATTTAAATGCAGTACAGATGTGATGCCTTATATGAAACTACGTGTATCATATTCGGAAGTTGGTAATGAACCAAATTTGTTCCTTACTATTCCTACTTATTCTTTAGCAAGCGGCTATCCGAAAACACAGACAAGAATGCCAAACACGAATCTTAAACCTGAACGCACAAAATCATGGGAAGCCGGTGCAAACTTTGTTTTCTTTAAGAATAGGCTAAAACTAGATGCGACCCTATATAAATCAAGCACATACAATCAATTCTTTGAACCGACATTATCATCATCTTCCGGTTACACAAGCGTAATTGTTAATGCAGGGCGCATAGATAATAAAGGTATCGAGATTTCTGCCAGATACAATGACACTTTTGGTAAACTAAACTGGAGCTCATATCTTACTTACTCTTTGAACCGAAACAAAATTATTGAATTATTGCCAGGATGGACTAATCCTATAACAGGTGAGGTTATTTCATTATCGGAATTAGACATGGGAGGAACTGGTAGTTACAAGATGATGCTTAAGGAAGGCGGATCAATGGGCGATATTTATGTAAATACACTTAAAACAGATGAACATGGTGCTATATATGTTCACCCATCAGATCACGTAGTGGTTGCAGATGCCAACAAGTTTGTTTATGCTGGTAACAGTAACCCAAAATACAATTTAGGCTGGGGTAATAACTTCAGTTGGAAAGGTGTATCTCTTGGATTTTTATTCACAGCACGTATTGGTGGAATTGTAGTTTCAAATACACAAGCAATAATGGATGCATTTGGTGCATCAAAGGCCTCGGCTGATGCTCGTGATGCAGGTGGAGCTTTGGTTAACGGAAAACGAATCCCTGCTAAGGAATACTATCAGACTATTGGTGGTGGTTCTTCAGGAGGTATTGGTTCTATGTATTGCTATAGCGCTACAAATGTAAGGTTGAGTGAACTCACCTTGGGATATGATGTACCTGTTAATAATTGGTGCAAATGGATTAAGGGACTTAATGTTTCTTTCGTTGGCCGTAATTTATTCTTGCTATATAATAAGGCTCCTTATGATCCTGAATTAACCGCAAATACTGGGACTTACTATCAAGGTGTGGATTACTTTATGCTACCAAGCCTCCGCAATATGGGTTTCTCTGTTAAAATTCAATTCTAA
- a CDS encoding glycoside hydrolase family 18: protein MKIKLLSLLIFISSAFIITSCDTDTEALEIQKLKTYDKQYYENLRAYKKTDHCLSFGWYAAYAPLEGVKGYKDPASWGERIAGLPDSLDICSLWMGIPSNDSTSTSYAPVAYADMIFVQKTKGTRFVAPSIVRMNKTITLKDGTKYDLTQHHDDEGINIYGQYLVDQVIASDIDGVDLDYEPEGDWMQGDNFTKLVTYIGQFFGPKGKYPEKLLCVDFYGQYPPQETNPFVNYYIRQSYGSGSASTLQGQYNSISWASPSKFIVTETFGDYYENGGVAFTEVDGNTLTTNGSQMYSLEGMSRWNPTQGKKGGFGAFYFDRDYFSKTGIPYYNMRRCIQIANPAIH from the coding sequence ATGAAAATAAAACTATTAAGTTTACTAATCTTCATTTCATCTGCATTTATTATTACCAGTTGTGATACAGATACAGAAGCTTTGGAAATTCAGAAACTAAAAACATACGATAAACAGTATTATGAGAATCTTAGAGCATATAAGAAAACTGATCATTGTTTGTCTTTCGGATGGTATGCAGCTTATGCTCCACTTGAAGGTGTAAAAGGATATAAGGATCCTGCATCATGGGGAGAAAGGATTGCTGGTCTACCGGACAGTCTCGATATTTGTTCTTTATGGATGGGTATTCCTAGCAATGATTCAACAAGTACCAGCTATGCTCCCGTAGCTTATGCAGATATGATTTTTGTTCAAAAAACAAAAGGAACTCGTTTTGTTGCTCCTTCAATTGTAAGAATGAATAAAACAATAACGTTGAAAGATGGTACGAAATACGATTTAACTCAACATCATGATGACGAAGGTATTAATATTTATGGACAATATTTAGTTGATCAGGTCATAGCATCTGATATTGATGGAGTTGACCTTGATTATGAACCGGAAGGAGATTGGATGCAAGGTGATAATTTCACAAAATTAGTAACATACATTGGCCAATTCTTTGGCCCTAAAGGTAAATATCCGGAAAAACTACTTTGCGTAGATTTCTACGGTCAATATCCACCTCAAGAAACAAATCCTTTTGTCAATTATTACATTCGTCAATCATATGGTTCTGGTTCAGCTTCTACATTGCAAGGGCAATATAATAGCATCAGTTGGGCTTCTCCCTCAAAATTTATAGTTACAGAAACTTTTGGTGATTATTATGAGAATGGAGGCGTTGCATTTACTGAGGTTGATGGTAATACACTAACCACAAATGGTAGTCAGATGTATTCTTTAGAAGGTATGTCAAGATGGAATCCTACACAAGGTAAAAAAGGTGGCTTTGGAGCTTTTTATTTTGATCGTGATTATTTTTCCAAAACAGGTATTCCTTACTATAATATGAGACGTTGCATTCAAATTGCTAATCCGGCGATTCATTAA
- a CDS encoding DUF1735 and LamG domain-containing protein has protein sequence MKIKIYLKPILMTAACILLLAACSAEGDKFDYNKKVILVTGTDTDPLIKFVVEDTPASYTVTASATDKVTEDVTVTFAQDNSLVEAYNAAHKTSYYPIPESAVKMEGTEGVIKAGRASSTGVTLRVVSTENFKDGRTYVIPVTIKSVKGGDLEVLPASKTIFLRVSRVIKFNSLDMSNTNLYSSYIVPDEKTIDLPNYTYEIKCFVNAWGGSPISRLCNFGPKDESVTNLLRFGENGQAVNSLQWVSPGGGLISSTRFNLGQWYTISLTFDGSTYVMYVNGIKDAQLSGSKGTKFQRLELGMSWTGYGSSQRFVGRIAEVRLWNRALTTSELQLGLCGVDPKSEGLVSYWKINEGTGYIFKDATGNGYDMDWSNTWREVNEGQGLVKQDKSSAVGWLMDDKNKCNQ, from the coding sequence ATGAAAATAAAAATATATTTAAAGCCAATTCTGATGACAGCAGCTTGTATCCTATTACTTGCAGCCTGCAGTGCAGAAGGAGATAAATTTGATTATAATAAAAAGGTAATCCTCGTAACTGGTACCGATACTGATCCTTTAATAAAATTTGTGGTGGAGGATACTCCTGCTTCATATACCGTGACTGCATCTGCTACAGATAAGGTTACCGAAGATGTAACCGTTACTTTTGCTCAGGATAATTCTTTAGTAGAGGCTTACAATGCAGCACATAAAACCAGTTACTATCCTATTCCGGAATCGGCTGTTAAGATGGAAGGAACAGAAGGAGTAATAAAAGCTGGTCGCGCATCCTCAACAGGTGTTACTCTTCGTGTTGTATCAACTGAAAACTTTAAAGATGGGCGTACTTATGTTATTCCTGTCACGATTAAAAGCGTTAAAGGTGGAGACTTAGAAGTTTTACCAGCATCAAAAACAATCTTCTTACGTGTGTCTAGAGTCATTAAATTCAACTCATTAGATATGAGCAATACAAATCTATACAGTAGCTATATTGTACCTGATGAAAAAACTATTGATCTCCCGAACTACACTTATGAAATAAAATGTTTTGTTAATGCTTGGGGGGGATCGCCAATTAGTCGTTTATGTAATTTTGGCCCAAAAGACGAGTCTGTAACTAATCTTCTTCGTTTTGGGGAAAATGGCCAAGCTGTTAATTCATTACAATGGGTATCCCCAGGTGGTGGCTTAATTTCGTCAACTCGATTTAATCTGGGACAGTGGTATACAATTTCCCTGACTTTTGATGGCAGTACTTATGTTATGTATGTAAACGGTATTAAAGATGCTCAGCTTTCCGGAAGTAAAGGAACCAAGTTCCAACGCCTGGAATTAGGTATGTCTTGGACTGGATATGGTTCTTCTCAACGCTTCGTTGGTCGTATTGCTGAAGTTCGTTTATGGAATCGAGCTCTTACAACAAGTGAGCTACAATTAGGACTTTGTGGCGTTGACCCCAAAAGTGAAGGACTTGTAAGTTATTGGAAAATAAATGAAGGTACCGGATACATATTCAAGGATGCAACAGGTAATGGCTATGACATGGACTGGTCAAATACATGGAGAGAGGTTAATGAAGGGCAAGGACTTGTTAAACAGGATAAAAGTAGTGCCGTTGGTTGGCTGATGGATGACAAAAATAAGTGTAATCAATAG